A part of Variovorax sp. HW608 genomic DNA contains:
- a CDS encoding SDR family NAD(P)-dependent oxidoreductase has product MRRRVEKVCLVTGGSNGIGQALCERLAGDGMRIVVFDRQEASTTLKLVERAGSNGAWIPCDITDPAQVEAGVLDAVKRFGRIDVLVHCAGIYPMQAFEDISFDDWRRVFSVNLDSLFHLLKAVLPGMKARGWGRVVGIASNTFHAGTPMLSHYVASKGGLIGLIRSLAAELGSHGITANAVAPTLVRTNTTEQTLPPAYFEFASQLQAIKRTSMPQDYTGTVSFLCSDDASFMTGQTLLVDGGAMRA; this is encoded by the coding sequence ATGCGCCGTCGCGTTGAGAAGGTCTGCCTCGTCACCGGCGGCAGCAACGGGATCGGCCAGGCACTGTGCGAACGGCTCGCTGGCGACGGAATGCGGATCGTCGTGTTCGACAGGCAGGAGGCGTCAACGACCCTGAAGCTCGTGGAACGCGCGGGCTCGAACGGCGCGTGGATTCCTTGCGACATCACCGATCCGGCCCAGGTCGAGGCAGGTGTGCTCGACGCCGTGAAGCGGTTCGGCCGCATCGACGTGCTGGTGCATTGCGCGGGCATCTACCCGATGCAGGCCTTCGAGGACATCTCGTTCGACGATTGGCGACGTGTGTTCTCGGTCAACCTGGATTCGCTCTTTCATCTGCTGAAGGCGGTGCTGCCGGGCATGAAGGCCCGCGGCTGGGGGCGCGTTGTAGGGATCGCCTCGAACACCTTCCATGCCGGCACACCGATGCTCAGTCACTACGTTGCCAGCAAAGGGGGGCTGATCGGATTGATCCGCTCGCTTGCGGCTGAACTCGGATCGCACGGCATCACCGCCAATGCGGTTGCGCCGACCCTGGTGCGCACGAATACCACCGAGCAAACGCTCCCGCCGGCCTACTTCGAGTTCGCCAGCCAGTTGCAGGCCATCAAGCGGACATCGATGCCTCAGGACTACACCGGCACGGTGTCGTTCCTGTGTTCGGACGACGCTTCATTCATGACGGGGCAGACGCTGCTCGTCGATGGAGGCGCTATGCGCGCTTGA
- a CDS encoding CDP-6-deoxy-delta-3,4-glucoseen reductase, translating to MASTARTITLRPSGNTFEVAPGEPILGAAIHAGLNVPYSCKNGICRGCRARVRDGVIDHCDTSFGYLSQLERDEGYALLCRAHAETDCEIEVEELDELNGIRARVVPCRVLGMDKRAPDVMVLRLRLPMNENMRFLAGQYVDILMSDGRRRSYSIANDPGIEGVIEIELHVRLVPGGAFTEHVFNSMKVRDLIRFEGPLGSFHLRESSDKPILMLASGTGIAPIKGMLAHALRKQIHRKRSITVYWGGRTRADLYLLDELTDLARSNPGLSFVPVLSEPTAACGWTGRTGFVHSALMEDCTASLAGSQVYACGAPVMVEAARSDFVETCGLPEDEFFADSFISEGDRALATAKEAS from the coding sequence ATGGCATCGACAGCCAGAACCATCACGTTGCGTCCAAGTGGCAACACCTTCGAGGTTGCGCCGGGCGAGCCGATCCTCGGCGCGGCCATCCACGCCGGATTGAACGTCCCGTACAGCTGCAAGAACGGTATCTGCCGCGGCTGTCGTGCACGAGTGCGCGACGGTGTGATCGACCACTGCGACACCAGCTTCGGCTACCTGAGCCAGCTGGAACGCGATGAGGGCTATGCGTTGCTGTGCCGCGCCCACGCCGAAACCGATTGCGAGATCGAGGTTGAGGAGCTGGACGAGCTGAACGGCATCAGGGCCCGCGTGGTGCCGTGCCGCGTGCTCGGCATGGACAAGCGCGCTCCGGACGTGATGGTGTTGCGGCTGCGCCTGCCGATGAACGAGAACATGCGCTTTCTCGCGGGCCAGTATGTCGACATCCTTATGTCTGATGGCCGCCGGCGCAGCTACTCGATCGCCAACGATCCCGGCATCGAAGGTGTCATCGAGATCGAGCTGCACGTGCGGCTTGTGCCAGGAGGTGCGTTCACAGAGCACGTCTTCAATTCGATGAAGGTGCGCGACCTCATCCGCTTCGAAGGTCCACTCGGATCCTTCCATCTTCGCGAGAGCAGTGACAAGCCCATTCTGATGCTGGCCAGCGGCACGGGCATCGCGCCGATCAAGGGGATGCTCGCACATGCGCTGCGCAAGCAGATTCATCGCAAGCGCAGCATCACGGTGTATTGGGGCGGGCGCACGCGCGCGGACCTGTACCTGCTCGATGAATTGACGGATCTGGCGCGGAGCAACCCGGGCTTGTCCTTCGTCCCTGTGCTGTCCGAGCCCACAGCCGCTTGCGGCTGGACCGGGCGCACCGGCTTCGTCCACAGCGCGCTGATGGAGGACTGCACCGCCTCGCTTGCGGGCTCGCAGGTCTATGCCTGTGGAGCCCCGGTCATGGTTGAGGCTGCCAGGAGCGACTTCGTCGAGACATGCGGACTTCCGGAAGACGAATTCTTCGCGGACTCGTTCATCTCGGAAGGCGATCGGGCACTCGCCACTGCAAAGGAAGCGTCATGA
- a CDS encoding VOC family protein, with translation MSYIRELVPDAHADPKTEASVVKPYAMTHGTLECRNMAVSRKFYEEFLGLEVVQHSPVSMGLRCGFKFHIVCVEVGDAVHNMSYLTHWGLDVRSREEVDAAYAATQQQRGRWGIQNMTEPVDQHGVYSFYLQDLDNNWWEVQYYSAGYQHEDMFDFGDRYESSLKQRA, from the coding sequence ATGAGCTACATCCGTGAACTCGTGCCGGACGCGCATGCCGATCCCAAGACCGAAGCATCGGTGGTCAAGCCGTACGCGATGACACACGGCACGCTGGAGTGCCGCAACATGGCCGTGTCGCGCAAGTTCTACGAGGAGTTCCTCGGCCTGGAAGTCGTGCAGCACTCGCCGGTTTCGATGGGGCTGCGCTGCGGTTTCAAGTTCCACATCGTTTGCGTCGAGGTGGGCGACGCAGTGCACAACATGAGCTACCTCACACACTGGGGGCTGGACGTGCGCTCGCGCGAGGAGGTGGATGCCGCCTACGCGGCGACGCAACAGCAACGCGGCAGGTGGGGCATCCAGAACATGACCGAGCCGGTCGACCAGCACGGGGTGTATTCGTTCTACCTGCAGGACCTGGACAACAACTGGTGGGAGGTGCAGTACTACAGCGCCGGCTACCAGCACGAGGACATGTTCGATTTCGGCGACCGCTACGAGTCGTCGCTCAAGCAGCGCGCCTAA